Genomic segment of Capra hircus breed San Clemente chromosome 13, ASM170441v1, whole genome shotgun sequence:
ATTTCCACAAGACACATTTGGCCTAAAGACTGTGAACAGAAAGTTCCAACAAAATTCTTTAGTGAAGCTGTGATTGAGGGGTTAGCTTCTGACGGTGGACTTTTTGTTCCTGAGAAGGAGTTTCCAAAGTTAAACTGTGGGGagtggaaaagcctggtaggagCAACATACATAGAAAGAGCACAGATACTTCTGGAAAAATGTATACATCCTGCTGACATACCTGCTGCCAGGCTGGGAGAGATGATTGAAACTGCTTATGGGGAAAACTTTGCCTGCTCAAAAATCGCCCCTGTCAGGCACCTGTCAGGCAACCAGTTCATCCTGGAGTTGTTTCATGGACCAACGGGATCATTTAAAGATCTGTCTTTACAGCTTATGCCCCATCTTTTTGCACACTGTATTCCACCAAGTTGCAATTTTATGATACTTGTAGCCACCTCAGGAGACactggaagtgcagtcttaaatGGCTTTAGTCGTCTTAATAAGAATGACAAGCAGAGAATAGCCGTGGCCACATTTTTTCCTGAAGACGGAGTCAGTGATTTTCAAAAAGCACAAATAGTTGGCAGTCAGAATGAAAATGGATGGGCAGTAGGTGTCAAGTCAGATTTTGATTTCTGCCAGACATctataaaaagaatttttcaaGATTCTGATTTTACTGGCTTTCTTTCTGTGGAATATGGAACCGTCTTAAGTTCAGCTAACTCCATAAACTGGGGCCGACTGCTTCCCCAAGTAGTTTATCATGCTTCTGCATACCTTGATCTCGTTAGCCAAGGATTTATTTCTTTTGGAAGCCCAGTTGATGTGTGTATTCCCACAGGAAACTTTGGTAACATTTTAGCAGCAGTGTATGCCAAAACCATGGGAGTCCCTATTCGAAAATTTATCTGTGCTTCTAATCAGAACCATGTTTTGACTGATTTTATAAAAACAGGACATTATGATATAAGGGAAAGAAAACTAGCAAAGACCTTTTCACCAGCAATCGATATCCTCAAATCTTCAAACCTGGAACGACATTTACACCTGATGGCTAATAAAGATGGACAGTTAATGAGAAGACTGTTTAATCAATTAGAAGAGGAGCATCACTTCCAGATAGAGAAGATCCTAGTTGAGAAACTTCAGCAGGATTTCGTGGCTGACTGGTGCTCCGAGGCAGAGTGCCTGGCAGCTATTCACTCCACCTACAACACTTTGGGGTACATTTTGGACCCACATACTGCTGTTGCGAAAGTAGTTGCAGACAGAATGCAAGACAAAACTTGCCCAGTGATTGTATCCTCTACAGCTCATTACTCCAAGTTTGCACCTGCTATCATGCAGGCTTTAAAGATCAGAGAAATCAACCAGACTTCATCAAGTCAAGTTTACTTACTAAGTTCATACAATGCCTTACCTCCACCGCATGAGGCTTTATTAGAGAGaacaaaacagcaagagaagatGGAGCACCAGGTATGTGCAGCTGATGTGAATGTCCTGAAGAATTACGTGGAAAAACTTGCACAAAATCAATTCATATGAAAGTTTtctgagtaaaagaaaaaaaattctggtgAAAAGCATGCAGTAATAAATCACAAAAGTTGATTTTTTAGTACAagtaacattttgttttttatgcAAATATGTCTGTCTGTATATAGATCTGTTATCTTTTGGAATTTCAATAACCtcatctctaggtctgtccattGTCCCTACACATGCTTCTTGGATCCTTAATCTAGAAGTGACAGAAAGTAGCATAACGCAT
This window contains:
- the THNSL1 gene encoding threonine synthase-like 1, with the protein product MLHFKRCQHLKQITQKCLSRIHVKTDKHPQLFLSRTFALAELRKSWHSIYSLVGDKNIILMGPPGAGKTTVGRIIGQKLGCCVIDVDDDILEKTWNMSVSEKLQDVGNEQFLEEEGKAVLNFSASGSVISLTGSNPMHDASMWHLKKNGIIVYLDVPLLDIVSRLKLMKTDRIVGQNSGTSMKDLLKFRRQYYKKWYDTRVFCESGASPEEVANKVLSAVKRYQDVDSETFISTRHIWPKDCEQKVPTKFFSEAVIEGLASDGGLFVPEKEFPKLNCGEWKSLVGATYIERAQILLEKCIHPADIPAARLGEMIETAYGENFACSKIAPVRHLSGNQFILELFHGPTGSFKDLSLQLMPHLFAHCIPPSCNFMILVATSGDTGSAVLNGFSRLNKNDKQRIAVATFFPEDGVSDFQKAQIVGSQNENGWAVGVKSDFDFCQTSIKRIFQDSDFTGFLSVEYGTVLSSANSINWGRLLPQVVYHASAYLDLVSQGFISFGSPVDVCIPTGNFGNILAAVYAKTMGVPIRKFICASNQNHVLTDFIKTGHYDIRERKLAKTFSPAIDILKSSNLERHLHLMANKDGQLMRRLFNQLEEEHHFQIEKILVEKLQQDFVADWCSEAECLAAIHSTYNTLGYILDPHTAVAKVVADRMQDKTCPVIVSSTAHYSKFAPAIMQALKIREINQTSSSQVYLLSSYNALPPPHEALLERTKQQEKMEHQVCAADVNVLKNYVEKLAQNQFI